From the genome of Amycolatopsis sp. NBC_01488, one region includes:
- the trpS gene encoding tryptophan--tRNA ligase, whose translation MSKLSGITPSGHVHLGNYLGAVRRWAREGGADDLYFVADLHGMTTPHNPAKLRSLAREQLAVLIAAGIDPERVFVQSDLARELGALTWVLECTCNYGEAARMIQFKEKSKGQAGVRLSLLTYPALMAADILLQGADEVPVGEDQRQHVELTRTLAKRFNSTYGDVFTIPRAVLPPAGARVKDLADPTRKMSKSARDAVGVVFALDEPDQIRRKIRRAVTDGGSVPVHAPDTRPGMANLLEILAACRGGSPADLAEEFTSYGAVKDAVADAVIEELRPLRERALTLLEDTAELDRVRKAGAERARERGSHRLDAALRMIGAN comes from the coding sequence ATGAGCAAGCTGTCCGGCATCACGCCCTCCGGTCACGTCCACCTCGGCAACTACCTCGGTGCCGTGCGCCGCTGGGCCCGCGAGGGCGGCGCGGACGACCTGTACTTCGTCGCCGACCTGCACGGCATGACGACCCCGCACAACCCGGCGAAACTCCGATCCCTGGCGAGGGAGCAGCTCGCCGTGCTGATCGCCGCCGGGATCGATCCGGAGCGGGTGTTCGTCCAGTCCGACCTGGCCCGCGAGCTGGGTGCACTGACGTGGGTCCTGGAGTGCACCTGCAACTACGGCGAGGCCGCACGGATGATCCAGTTCAAGGAGAAGTCCAAGGGCCAGGCCGGGGTGCGGCTGTCGCTGCTGACCTACCCGGCGCTGATGGCCGCGGACATCCTGCTGCAGGGCGCGGACGAGGTGCCGGTCGGCGAAGACCAGCGCCAGCACGTCGAGCTGACGCGGACGCTCGCGAAGCGGTTCAACAGCACGTACGGCGACGTGTTCACCATCCCGCGGGCGGTGCTCCCGCCGGCGGGCGCGCGGGTGAAGGACCTCGCCGACCCGACGCGCAAGATGTCGAAGTCGGCGCGCGATGCGGTGGGCGTGGTGTTCGCGCTCGACGAGCCCGACCAGATCCGCCGCAAGATCCGCCGCGCGGTCACCGACGGCGGCTCCGTGCCGGTGCACGCCCCGGACACCCGCCCGGGGATGGCGAACCTGCTGGAGATCCTCGCCGCGTGCCGGGGCGGCTCGCCGGCGGACCTGGCGGAGGAGTTCACGTCGTACGGCGCGGTGAAGGACGCCGTCGCCGACGCCGTGATCGAGGAGCTACGGCCGTTGCGTGAACGCGCGTTAACACTGCTGGAAGACACCGCCGAGCTGGACCGGGTCCGCAAGGCAGGCGCGGAGCGCGCTCGCGAACGCGGCTCGCACCGGCTGGACGCGGCGCTGCGGATGATCGGCGCTAACTGA
- the typA gene encoding translational GTPase TypA: protein MPAASATVETGRPTGKTRPDLRNVAIVAHVDHGKTTLVDAMLRQSGAFAERAELVDRVMDSGELEREKGITILAKNTSIHRQTPEGSVTINVIDTPGHADFGGEVERGLAMVDGVVLLVDASEGPLPQTRFVLRKTLEAGLPVILLVNKTDRPDARIAEVVEETHDLLLELASDIEDADHDAILDLPVVYASARAGKASLEQPADGEIPESENLDPLFDTLLRHVPPPAADLDAPLQALVTNLDASNFLGRIALIRIHAGKLRKGQTVAWMREDGNVQNVRISELLVTEALTRVPATEASAGELVAIAGIPDITIGDTLADSENPVALPRITVDEPAISMTIGVNTSPLAGRNGGDKVTARLVKARLDQELIGNVSIRVLPTERPDTWEVQGRGELALAILVEQMRREGFELTVGKPQVVLRTIDGKLHEPFERLYIDSPEEHLGAITQLLAARKGRMEDMSGNGSGRIKLEYVLPSRGLISFRTDFLTETRGTGIANHVFEGYFPWAGEIRTRHSGSLVADRTGPVTAYAMIQLADRGTFFVEPGAEVYEGMVVGENPRFEDLDINITKEKKLTNMRQSSADVMETLARPRKMGLEEALEFCSVDECVEVAPEVVRVRKVTLDVNTRAKERSRAKSRDNG, encoded by the coding sequence GTGCCCGCAGCCAGCGCTACCGTCGAAACCGGCCGGCCGACCGGTAAGACCCGGCCCGACCTGCGCAACGTCGCGATCGTCGCCCACGTCGACCACGGCAAGACGACGCTGGTGGACGCGATGCTCCGCCAGTCCGGCGCCTTCGCCGAGCGCGCCGAGCTCGTCGACCGCGTCATGGACTCGGGCGAGCTCGAGCGTGAAAAGGGCATCACGATCCTGGCGAAGAACACCTCGATCCACCGCCAGACGCCCGAGGGCTCGGTGACCATCAACGTCATCGACACCCCCGGCCACGCCGACTTCGGCGGCGAGGTCGAGCGCGGCCTGGCCATGGTCGACGGCGTCGTCCTGCTGGTCGACGCGTCCGAGGGCCCGCTCCCGCAGACCCGGTTCGTGCTGCGCAAGACCCTCGAGGCCGGCCTGCCGGTGATCCTGCTGGTCAACAAGACCGACCGGCCGGACGCCCGGATCGCCGAGGTCGTCGAGGAGACTCACGACCTGCTGCTCGAGCTGGCCAGCGACATCGAGGACGCCGACCACGACGCGATCCTCGACCTCCCGGTCGTCTACGCCTCCGCGCGCGCCGGCAAGGCGAGCCTGGAGCAGCCCGCCGACGGCGAGATCCCCGAGAGCGAGAATCTCGACCCGCTGTTCGACACGCTGCTCCGGCACGTGCCGCCGCCGGCCGCCGACCTCGACGCGCCGCTGCAGGCGCTGGTCACCAACCTCGACGCGTCCAACTTCCTCGGCCGCATCGCGCTGATCCGCATCCACGCCGGCAAGCTGCGCAAGGGCCAGACCGTGGCCTGGATGCGCGAAGACGGCAACGTGCAGAACGTCCGCATCTCCGAGCTGCTGGTCACCGAGGCGCTGACCCGCGTCCCGGCGACCGAGGCCAGCGCGGGCGAGCTCGTCGCCATCGCCGGTATCCCCGACATCACCATCGGCGACACCCTCGCCGACTCCGAGAACCCGGTGGCGCTGCCTCGGATCACCGTCGACGAGCCCGCGATCTCGATGACCATCGGCGTCAACACCTCGCCGCTGGCCGGGCGCAACGGCGGCGACAAGGTCACCGCGCGGCTGGTCAAGGCCCGCCTCGACCAGGAGCTGATCGGTAACGTCAGCATCCGCGTGCTGCCGACCGAGCGCCCCGACACCTGGGAGGTCCAGGGCCGTGGCGAGCTGGCGCTGGCCATCCTCGTCGAGCAGATGCGGCGCGAGGGCTTCGAGCTGACCGTCGGCAAGCCGCAGGTGGTGCTGCGCACGATCGACGGCAAGCTGCACGAGCCGTTCGAGCGCCTGTACATCGACTCGCCGGAGGAGCACCTCGGCGCGATCACCCAGCTCCTGGCCGCGCGCAAGGGCCGCATGGAGGACATGAGCGGCAACGGCAGCGGCCGGATCAAGCTGGAGTACGTGCTCCCGTCCCGCGGCCTGATCAGCTTCCGCACCGACTTCCTGACCGAGACCCGCGGCACCGGCATCGCGAACCACGTGTTCGAGGGCTACTTCCCGTGGGCGGGCGAGATCCGCACCCGGCACAGCGGCTCCCTGGTCGCCGACCGCACCGGGCCGGTCACCGCGTACGCGATGATCCAGCTGGCCGACCGCGGCACCTTCTTCGTCGAGCCGGGTGCCGAGGTGTACGAGGGCATGGTCGTGGGCGAGAACCCGCGCTTCGAGGACCTCGACATCAACATCACCAAGGAGAAGAAGCTGACCAACATGCGTCAGTCCTCCGCCGACGTGATGGAGACGCTGGCCCGCCCGCGCAAGATGGGCCTGGAAGAGGCGCTCGAGTTCTGCTCGGTCGACGAATGCGTCGAGGTCGCGCCCGAGGTCGTCCGGGTCCGGAAGGTCACCTTGGACGTCAATACCCGCGCGAAGGAGCGTTCGCGCGCGAAGAGCCGCGACAACGGCTGA
- a CDS encoding NUDIX domain-containing protein — MNGVIVGAALVRDGKLLAQQRAWPPGHAGQWELPGGRVEEGESEAFALARECSEELDVVIEVGKRVGDDVPLPGEKVLRIYAAKLVSPGEEPRAVEHLAVRWLGLDDLDDVDWLPADRILLPAFRALLS, encoded by the coding sequence GTGAACGGTGTGATCGTGGGTGCCGCCCTGGTGCGGGACGGGAAGCTGCTCGCCCAGCAGCGGGCCTGGCCCCCTGGGCACGCGGGGCAGTGGGAGCTGCCCGGCGGCCGGGTCGAGGAAGGCGAGTCCGAAGCCTTCGCGCTGGCCCGGGAGTGCAGCGAGGAGCTCGACGTCGTCATCGAGGTCGGGAAGCGCGTCGGGGACGACGTCCCGCTGCCCGGCGAGAAGGTCCTCCGCATCTACGCCGCGAAGCTCGTTTCGCCCGGTGAGGAGCCGAGGGCCGTCGAGCACCTGGCCGTGCGCTGGCTCGGGCTCGACGACCTCGACGACGTCGACTGGCTCCCCGCGGACCGGATCCTCCTTCCCGCTTTCCGTGCGCTGCTCAGTTAG
- a CDS encoding YciI family protein: protein MFVVLLTYTAPIEEVDLALPDHVEWLDRQYERGFFLASGARKPRTGGVIITRPMARGKLDAILASDPFAVKHLAQYEVIEFSPTKTAPELRQINEAVTR from the coding sequence ATGTTCGTCGTGCTGCTGACCTACACCGCACCGATCGAAGAAGTCGACCTGGCGCTGCCGGACCACGTCGAGTGGCTGGACCGGCAGTACGAGCGTGGCTTCTTCCTCGCCTCCGGGGCGCGGAAGCCGCGGACCGGCGGCGTGATCATCACGCGCCCGATGGCCCGCGGGAAGCTCGACGCCATCCTGGCGTCCGACCCGTTCGCGGTGAAGCACCTCGCGCAGTACGAGGTGATCGAGTTCTCGCCGACCAAGACCGCGCCCGAGCTGCGGCAGATCAACGAAGCGGTGACGCGCTAG